Proteins encoded in a region of the Campylobacter geochelonis genome:
- the panD gene encoding aspartate 1-decarboxylase, which translates to MQIEMLKSKIHRATVTDANLNYVGSITIDNELIKAANLREFQKVEILDVNNGERFQTYVIKGSKKGEICLNGAAARKVCVGDIVIIVSYASMSEEEADKFSPTIVHVNEKNEIV; encoded by the coding sequence ATGCAAATTGAAATGTTAAAGAGTAAAATTCATCGCGCCACAGTTACAGACGCGAATTTAAACTATGTCGGCTCGATTACGATAGATAACGAACTTATAAAAGCGGCGAATTTAAGAGAGTTTCAAAAGGTTGAAATCCTAGATGTAAACAACGGCGAGAGATTTCAAACGTATGTTATAAAAGGTAGCAAAAAAGGCGAGATTTGCCTAAATGGCGCAGCAGCTAGAAAAGTCTGCGTTGGCGATATCGTTATCATAGTAAGTTATGCAAGCATGAGCGAAGAAGAGGCTGATAAATTTAGCCCAACAATCGTGCATGTAAACGAAAAAAATGAGATAGTATAG
- a CDS encoding toxin C-terminal domain-containing protein, giving the protein MKKKNFLYQRNPKKLKKKKNNKVKFNKTSSDNLINLKDVKLKSKKDNSYIAKDLDSHNGGAWKEASKPDKLESKKTRNGTFDKDMKRI; this is encoded by the coding sequence ATGAAAAAGAAAAATTTTTTATACCAACGCAACCCAAAAAAACTAAAGAAAAAGAAAAACAATAAAGTTAAATTTAACAAAACCTCAAGTGATAATCTGATAAATTTAAAAGATGTAAAATTAAAGAGTAAAAAAGACAACAGCTATATTGCTAAAGATTTAGATTCTCATAATGGCGGAGCTTGGAAAGAAGCTTCAAAGCCAGATAAGCTAGAAAGTAAAAAAACTCGAAACGGAACATTTGATAAAGATATGAAACGAATTTGA
- the nosZ gene encoding Sec-dependent nitrous-oxide reductase, whose amino-acid sequence MRSLKRAVLSIGCLFAFAVSAFGQSDLQKIMQERKLTEQDVLAAAKTYQPSGRKDEFIVFSSGGQSGQVIVYGVPSMRIYKYIGVFTPEPWQGYGFDNESKAVLAEGRIHGKDITWGDTHHPNFTEKNGEYVGDYLFINDKANPRVAVINLKDFETTQIVVNPIIKSEHGGSFVTPNTEYVIEASQYAAPLDDLWHPIEEYEAVYRGAVTLWKFDYASGRIDVNKSFSLELPPYMQDLSDAGKGISMGWAFTNSFNSEMYTGGIEKGLPPMEAGMSRNDTDYLHIYNWQILEKLAKDSKNYKIYNNHKVITIEAAVKAGALFLIPESKSPHGVDVTPDGRYIIVGGKLDTHVSVYDFKKIKELIDKKEFASKDPYGIPVLDMKKTLHGQVELGLGPLHSSFDSKDGIVYTSLYVDSQVVRWDYKSLKVLDRINVHYNIGHLDTMEGKSAKPIGKYAIALDKLSIDRFNPIGPLHPQNHQLIDINGAKMDLLYDLPIGLGEPHDVVSIQASKLSPAVTYKMGTNSRTGKQHPAMTLAGQERVERDGKNVKIYMTAVRSHLNPEHIEVQKDDNVTIYLTNLERAQDETHGFAIDNYNVHMSAEPGKTASITFIADREGVFPYYCTEFCSALHLEMFGYLYVKDPNKKYESAKKMQLQTLSPQALETEYQKILATNKATDEVIGSVVKFLTEKGYEKYPKIKEQVVDALDQYSKIKEVKDKADAAYKAKDLNSAILWEYQVWQYLVKTADVGLRAKNNLVRELSTPMSPAATRGEVAYLEGGCNGCHVIGQVSSGPDITGALLRHEKGEEWIFSFIKDPAKHYEEEYVKALINYFNLRMPNQNMKDSEIKDIIEYMKWIDENAGLN is encoded by the coding sequence ATGCGAAGTTTAAAACGCGCAGTCTTGTCAATAGGCTGTTTGTTCGCTTTTGCGGTATCGGCTTTTGGACAAAGCGATTTGCAAAAGATTATGCAAGAGCGAAAGCTAACAGAGCAAGATGTTTTAGCCGCGGCTAAGACTTATCAGCCAAGTGGCAGAAAAGATGAGTTTATCGTATTTTCATCTGGTGGACAATCTGGTCAAGTGATAGTTTATGGTGTTCCATCGATGAGAATTTACAAGTATATCGGCGTTTTTACACCTGAGCCGTGGCAAGGATATGGCTTTGATAATGAGTCAAAAGCAGTTTTAGCCGAAGGTAGAATTCACGGTAAAGACATCACATGGGGCGATACTCACCACCCAAATTTCACCGAGAAAAATGGCGAGTATGTGGGGGATTATCTTTTTATAAATGATAAAGCAAACCCACGAGTCGCTGTTATAAATTTAAAAGATTTTGAAACAACACAAATAGTAGTAAATCCAATCATAAAAAGCGAGCATGGTGGAAGTTTTGTCACGCCAAATACCGAGTATGTCATCGAAGCTAGCCAATACGCAGCTCCACTTGATGACTTATGGCACCCAATCGAAGAATACGAAGCCGTTTACCGTGGCGCGGTTACACTGTGGAAGTTTGACTATGCAAGCGGTAGAATCGATGTAAATAAGTCATTTAGCCTTGAGCTTCCACCTTATATGCAAGACTTAAGTGACGCGGGTAAAGGCATTTCTATGGGTTGGGCGTTTACAAACTCTTTTAACTCTGAGATGTATACAGGTGGCATTGAAAAGGGACTTCCGCCGATGGAAGCTGGTATGAGCAGAAACGACACCGACTATCTTCACATCTATAACTGGCAAATTTTAGAAAAGTTAGCAAAAGATTCTAAAAACTATAAAATTTATAACAACCACAAAGTTATCACCATAGAAGCAGCCGTTAAAGCTGGTGCGTTGTTTTTAATCCCAGAGTCAAAATCCCCTCATGGCGTTGATGTGACTCCAGATGGCAGATATATCATAGTTGGCGGCAAGCTTGATACTCATGTTAGTGTTTATGACTTTAAAAAAATCAAAGAGCTAATCGATAAAAAAGAGTTTGCAAGTAAAGATCCTTATGGCATTCCTGTCTTAGATATGAAAAAAACGCTTCATGGACAAGTTGAGCTTGGACTTGGACCACTTCACAGTTCGTTTGACTCAAAAGATGGCATTGTTTATACTTCGCTTTATGTTGATTCTCAAGTTGTAAGGTGGGATTATAAAAGCTTAAAAGTGCTAGATAGAATAAATGTGCATTATAACATCGGACATCTTGATACAATGGAAGGCAAATCAGCAAAGCCTATCGGCAAATACGCCATAGCGCTTGATAAACTCTCAATCGATAGATTCAACCCAATCGGACCTCTTCATCCACAAAACCATCAGCTTATCGATATAAACGGTGCTAAGATGGATTTGCTTTATGATTTACCAATAGGACTAGGAGAGCCTCACGATGTTGTTAGTATACAAGCATCTAAACTAAGTCCAGCCGTAACTTATAAAATGGGAACAAACTCAAGAACAGGCAAGCAACACCCCGCTATGACACTAGCTGGACAAGAAAGAGTTGAAAGAGATGGCAAAAATGTTAAAATTTATATGACAGCAGTTAGAAGCCACTTAAATCCAGAGCATATCGAAGTACAAAAAGATGATAACGTAACTATATATCTAACAAATTTAGAGAGAGCTCAAGATGAGACTCACGGTTTTGCCATAGATAACTATAATGTGCATATGTCAGCAGAGCCTGGAAAAACTGCAAGTATAACGTTTATAGCAGATAGAGAGGGAGTTTTTCCATACTACTGCACTGAGTTTTGTTCAGCACTTCACCTTGAGATGTTTGGGTATTTATATGTAAAAGATCCAAACAAAAAGTATGAATCAGCCAAAAAAATGCAGCTTCAAACCCTAAGTCCTCAAGCACTTGAAACAGAGTATCAAAAAATTCTAGCAACAAACAAAGCAACCGATGAAGTTATCGGCTCTGTTGTTAAATTTCTAACTGAAAAAGGGTATGAAAAATATCCAAAAATCAAAGAGCAAGTCGTAGACGCACTTGATCAATACTCTAAAATCAAAGAGGTAAAAGACAAAGCAGACGCGGCTTATAAAGCAAAAGATTTAAATAGCGCTATTTTGTGGGAGTATCAAGTTTGGCAATATCTTGTAAAAACAGCAGATGTTGGACTAAGAGCTAAAAACAACCTTGTAAGAGAGCTATCAACTCCGATGAGCCCAGCTGCAACTAGAGGCGAGGTTGCTTATTTAGAGGGTGGTTGTAATGGTTGTCATGTCATAGGACAAGTAAGTTCAGGACCAGATATCACAGGTGCGCTTTTAAGGCATGAAAAGGGCGAAGAGTGGATATTTAGCTTTATAAAAGATCCTGCAAAACACTATGAAGAGGAGTATGTTAAAGCGCTCATTAACTACTTTAACCTTAGAATGCCAAATCAAAATATGAAAGATAGCGAGATTAAAGATATCATTGAATATATGAAATGGATTGACGAAAACGCTGGACTAAACTAA
- a CDS encoding Imm41 family immunity protein, with translation MNLKIFYQNIKKIDKFNPHSFVGKFILQGVWSDIDYWGLDSDLVKIYKHYKNKELPKDIFAGIVSIMTDICGICEKSEIYIDNEYYLKNDDGVIPDLYSRYERLKVLCECIVYKHEFECIDFWYNPKDKFNEIS, from the coding sequence ATGAATTTAAAAATATTTTATCAAAATATAAAAAAGATTGATAAATTTAACCCTCATTCTTTTGTTGGAAAATTTATACTACAAGGAGTTTGGTCTGATATAGACTATTGGGGTCTTGATAGTGATTTGGTTAAAATTTATAAACATTATAAAAATAAAGAGCTTCCAAAAGATATTTTTGCTGGAATTGTATCTATAATGACAGATATATGCGGAATTTGTGAAAAGTCGGAAATTTATATAGACAATGAATATTATCTTAAAAATGATGATGGCGTAATTCCTGATTTATATAGTAGATACGAGAGATTAAAGGTGCTATGCGAATGCATTGTGTATAAACACGAATTTGAATGTATCGATTTTTGGTATAATCCAAAGGATAAATTTAATGAAATTAGTTGA
- a CDS encoding ShlB/FhaC/HecB family hemolysin secretion/activation protein — protein sequence MLKGFIKNFSFVILSFSALYSNAISTATNTITQTQTSTQTTREEVTKSIFKKDTNIILDEKRTFKQALLKDESPCFRIDKIKLYGNESKKFQIYLDRALKELKFKRGICLGSQSINAIYSTFSNNIIKAGYITTSIQIPSQNLNSKTLKFNVSAGKIDKIYINKTDSVKNRATKFTAFGYLEDKLLNLRDIEQGLENITNASVSQVDIELIPSKNVSYTDVYIDKDEKFPVKFNLSFDNLGSAATGKYQGGLSAHSLNLLGFNEMFYVSYTRNIFKGNEERVEDESKRGKSHNYYYGFSIPYKYFLLDFNENRYTYAQAIPGAYSVYKYSGESLTRNLNLSYLYLRNQFSKNSIYLKFWEKESKNYIQDYELDNQSRKTSGYEVGLSSQIFLKNSTIKVAGAYKKATGARGAITMQEDEDGDSRVEIITFDLAFQTYINNLPLAYDISLHAQFNQTPLVVQDRLSIGGKYTVRGFDGEMSLVGNRGYYIRNTLEYSYDVKHGVYVAFDVGRVSGLSSEYLSGQTLVGSGIGFKGNFTPHGTLGYDLLAGFAINKPSYFKTDDVALNFSLNYSF from the coding sequence ATGCTAAAAGGTTTTATAAAAAATTTTTCCTTTGTTATATTATCTTTTAGCGCTCTTTATTCTAATGCTATATCTACTGCGACAAACACAATAACTCAAACCCAAACTTCGACTCAAACTACAAGAGAAGAAGTGACAAAAAGTATATTTAAAAAAGATACAAATATCATTTTAGATGAAAAACGCACCTTTAAACAAGCTTTGCTTAAAGATGAAAGTCCTTGCTTTAGGATTGACAAGATTAAACTATATGGAAATGAAAGCAAGAAGTTTCAAATTTATCTTGATAGGGCCTTAAAAGAGCTTAAATTTAAACGTGGTATCTGTTTAGGTAGCCAAAGTATAAATGCTATATATTCTACATTTTCTAACAACATAATAAAAGCAGGATATATAACAACTTCTATACAAATCCCATCTCAAAACCTAAATTCCAAAACACTTAAATTTAATGTATCGGCTGGCAAAATCGATAAAATTTATATAAACAAAACAGATAGCGTAAAAAACAGAGCTACCAAATTTACGGCATTTGGGTATTTAGAAGATAAATTACTAAATTTGCGAGATATCGAGCAAGGGTTAGAAAACATCACAAATGCTTCGGTTTCACAAGTAGATATAGAACTTATCCCTTCAAAAAACGTCTCTTATACAGATGTATATATAGATAAGGACGAGAAATTTCCGGTTAAATTTAACCTATCGTTTGATAACTTAGGAAGTGCTGCTACTGGAAAATATCAAGGTGGACTGTCTGCTCACTCTTTAAATTTATTAGGTTTTAATGAGATGTTTTATGTCTCATATACTAGAAATATCTTTAAAGGCAATGAAGAGAGAGTAGAAGACGAATCAAAAAGAGGCAAATCACATAACTATTACTATGGTTTTAGTATACCATATAAATATTTTTTACTAGATTTTAACGAAAACAGATACACATACGCTCAAGCAATCCCTGGAGCTTATAGCGTATATAAATACAGTGGCGAGAGTTTAACAAGAAATCTAAATTTAAGCTATCTTTATCTAAGAAATCAGTTCTCAAAAAACAGCATTTATCTAAAATTCTGGGAAAAAGAGAGCAAAAACTATATTCAAGATTATGAACTAGATAACCAAAGTCGAAAAACATCTGGATATGAAGTAGGGCTAAGCTCTCAAATCTTTTTAAAAAACTCCACTATAAAAGTAGCAGGAGCATATAAAAAAGCAACCGGAGCAAGAGGGGCGATTACTATGCAAGAAGATGAGGATGGAGATAGTAGAGTAGAAATTATTACCTTTGATTTGGCATTTCAAACATATATAAACAACCTACCTTTAGCTTATGATATCTCTTTACACGCACAGTTTAACCAAACTCCACTTGTAGTCCAAGATAGGCTTAGTATCGGCGGAAAATACACAGTTAGGGGCTTTGATGGAGAAATGAGCTTAGTTGGCAATAGAGGGTATTATATAAGAAATACATTAGAGTATTCATATGACGTAAAACATGGTGTGTATGTAGCATTTGACGTTGGTAGAGTTTCTGGGTTAAGTAGTGAGTATCTAAGTGGGCAAACTTTAGTTGGCTCAGGAATCGGATTTAAAGGTAACTTCACACCTCATGGAACTTTAGGTTATGATTTGCTTGCAGGATTTGCTATAAATAAGCCAAGCTATTTTAAAACAGATGATGTGGCTTTAAACTTTTCGCTAAATTATAGCTTTTAA
- a CDS encoding polyprenyl synthetase family protein: MNLLDEFKLFLKNNTIECESYHPYFQEALNYMLLSGGKHFRAQLLLGTVKALNPSLLENAMRVALAVEMVHTYSLIHDDLPVMDDADLRRGHTTTHVKYDEATALLVGDALNTQAFYEISTSNLDDKIKTKCTQILAYNAGANGMVLGQALDLYFENKRLNLDELKFLHLHKTGALIAASLQLGAVIAGFSDEDSKKLYELGLSLGLVFQIQDDIIDATKSCDEAGKPTHNDEAKNSFTNLLGVEKSKEIKDKLIDEIQTKARENEPKLTDMIENLINRYLKE, translated from the coding sequence GTGAATTTGCTTGATGAATTTAAACTCTTTTTAAAAAACAACACCATCGAGTGCGAAAGCTATCATCCATATTTTCAAGAGGCGCTAAACTATATGCTTTTAAGCGGTGGCAAGCACTTTCGCGCTCAACTGCTTTTAGGCACGGTTAAAGCTTTAAACCCATCTTTGCTTGAAAATGCGATGAGAGTGGCGCTAGCTGTTGAGATGGTGCATACTTACTCGCTGATTCATGATGATTTGCCGGTGATGGATGATGCAGATTTGCGCCGTGGACACACTACAACGCACGTAAAATACGATGAAGCGACTGCGCTTTTAGTAGGAGATGCTTTAAATACGCAAGCATTTTATGAAATTTCAACATCAAATTTAGATGATAAAATCAAAACAAAATGCACTCAAATTCTAGCTTATAACGCTGGAGCAAACGGTATGGTTTTAGGGCAAGCGCTTGATTTGTATTTTGAAAATAAAAGGCTAAATTTAGATGAACTTAAATTTTTACACCTTCACAAAACTGGCGCATTAATCGCAGCTAGTTTACAACTAGGCGCGGTTATCGCTGGATTTAGCGATGAAGATAGCAAAAAGCTTTATGAGCTTGGATTGAGTCTTGGACTTGTTTTTCAAATACAAGATGACATAATTGATGCGACAAAAAGTTGCGATGAAGCTGGAAAACCAACACACAATGATGAAGCCAAAAACTCTTTTACAAACCTTCTTGGCGTTGAAAAATCAAAAGAGATAAAAGATAAACTCATAGATGAAATTCAAACCAAAGCCAGAGAAAACGAGCCAAAACTAACAGATATGATAGAAAATTTGATAAACAGATACCTAAAGGAATAA
- a CDS encoding cytochrome C: MQKYKIYTIIAIIIMSVCFTIPALGFFGVSQKIANGEAVPTYAVKIWNLYSKIQYKNHLIDKDTASDLNKMIASRAEIAPASFPVWSISLDAPNYPKEAFPNGVPLYVHIDGYGGDVSEMNTLNHYIGMYAVEYGGNFERAMSPYYLLISTLCMLAFLYYDGRANSLLMVLPIIAPLIFIACYAGWLYWYGHNMQEFGAFKIKPFMPTAFGDGKVAQFNTHSYPAIGFYAMLLLSFFSILALFSKRKFLADKR; encoded by the coding sequence ATGCAAAAATACAAAATTTACACCATCATAGCAATTATCATTATGAGCGTGTGCTTTACTATACCTGCGCTTGGATTTTTCGGTGTTTCACAAAAGATAGCAAATGGCGAAGCTGTGCCAACGTATGCGGTTAAAATTTGGAATTTATACTCAAAAATTCAGTATAAAAACCACCTGATAGACAAAGATACGGCAAGTGATTTAAACAAGATGATAGCTTCACGCGCCGAGATTGCTCCAGCGTCATTTCCGGTTTGGTCGATTTCGCTTGATGCACCAAACTATCCAAAAGAGGCATTTCCAAACGGAGTTCCTTTATATGTGCATATCGACGGATATGGTGGCGATGTAAGTGAGATGAATACGCTAAATCACTATATAGGAATGTATGCAGTAGAGTATGGTGGGAATTTTGAAAGAGCGATGTCGCCATACTATCTTTTGATTTCTACTTTATGTATGCTTGCGTTTTTATACTATGATGGCAGGGCAAACTCGCTTTTAATGGTGCTTCCTATCATCGCTCCTTTGATTTTTATAGCCTGTTATGCTGGATGGCTTTATTGGTATGGGCATAATATGCAAGAATTTGGCGCATTTAAGATAAAACCATTTATGCCAACAGCTTTTGGAGATGGCAAAGTAGCGCAGTTTAACACGCATTCATATCCAGCAATTGGCTTTTATGCTATGCTTTTGTTATCGTTTTTTTCTATTTTGGCACTCTTTTCAAAAAGAAAGTTTCTAGCAGATAAAAGATGA
- a CDS encoding Imm41 family immunity protein yields MKLVDFYRNTAFDNRYDENSFIGKILNYNLWSDDEYWKLEADLQKLLRLNLNKIFIKQEIMEGIFSICNDVFLAQKWDFIKIDSDILYKNNPNIIDKEPNIYDRFRRLKRLLVAVAYGDENFFNIDFVYKKPEISCKKDSKKEA; encoded by the coding sequence ATGAAATTAGTTGATTTTTATAGAAATACTGCATTTGATAATAGATATGATGAAAACTCATTTATAGGCAAAATCCTTAATTATAACCTTTGGTCTGATGATGAATATTGGAAACTAGAGGCTGATTTGCAAAAGCTTTTAAGATTAAATTTAAATAAAATTTTTATCAAGCAAGAGATTATGGAAGGAATATTTTCTATTTGCAATGATGTTTTCTTAGCTCAAAAATGGGATTTCATTAAGATAGATAGTGATATTTTATACAAAAATAATCCAAATATAATAGATAAAGAGCCAAATATTTATGATAGATTCAGAAGATTAAAGAGGCTTTTAGTAGCCGTTGCATATGGCGATGAAAACTTTTTCAATATAGATTTTGTATATAAAAAACCAGAAATTAGTTGCAAAAAAGACAGCAAAAAAGAAGCTTAA
- a CDS encoding YbaB/EbfC family nucleoid-associated protein — protein MFDGLDFSKMGGMFEEMQKKARELELESQNKEFSVKSGAGMVEIKLNGKGEVLDVSIDESLFEDRESLQILLISAMNDAIKLVENEKKNIATKMLGGLGGGLGV, from the coding sequence ATGTTTGATGGACTTGATTTTTCTAAAATGGGTGGCATGTTTGAAGAGATGCAAAAAAAGGCTCGCGAACTAGAGCTTGAGAGCCAAAATAAAGAATTTAGCGTAAAAAGTGGCGCTGGAATGGTTGAGATAAAGCTAAATGGCAAGGGCGAAGTTTTGGATGTCAGCATAGATGAGAGCTTGTTTGAAGATAGAGAGAGCTTACAAATTTTACTAATCTCAGCGATGAATGACGCTATAAAACTTGTTGAAAACGAGAAGAAAAACATCGCAACAAAGATGCTTGGCGGACTTGGCGGAGGGCTTGGAGTGTGA
- the tkt gene encoding transketolase, which produces MQRISNTIKFLSADMIQKANSGHPGAPMGLSDIMSVLMKKLKHNPKNPSWLNRDRLVFSGGHASALVYSYLYLSGYDVSLEDLKNFRQLHSKTPGHPEITTSGVEIATGPLGQGVANAVGFAMAAKYGANLLNSDECKVIDHKIYCLCGDGDLQEGISYEACSLAGRHQLDNLVIIYDSNAITIEGDATIAWDEDVKARFEAQGFEVARINGHNFDEIEFALNEAKNKKKPYLIIANTTIAKGAMELEGSHNAHGAPLGEELIARAKEAAGFDKDAKFSVAEDVLFETRSAVEKGDLAEALWKKELEKLSDEKRELLENLLNPDFSKVEFPDFSGQKVATRDSNGKILNAISAVVPSFLGGSADLAPSNKTELKGAGDFPHGKNIHYGIREHAMAAIGNAFARYGLFVPFSATFFIFSDYLKTGARLAALMSLKHFFVFTHDSIGVGEDGPTHEPIEQLSTFRAMPNFYTFRPADGNENVASWKVALSLNAPSAFVCSRQGLEPLPKAVFGDVKNGAYLIKKAQNPAITLVASGSEVSLCLKAAAILENENIATSVVSAPCFDILCEQDKSYIEQIFAPSSKVLAVEAASALEWYKFADEVFGMKSFGESGNANELFIHFGFSDKNIANEAKKLLK; this is translated from the coding sequence ATGCAAAGAATTTCAAACACGATTAAATTTTTAAGTGCCGACATGATACAAAAGGCAAATTCGGGTCATCCAGGCGCTCCTATGGGGCTTTCAGACATCATGAGCGTTTTGATGAAAAAGCTAAAGCATAACCCAAAAAACCCAAGCTGGCTAAACCGCGATAGACTTGTTTTTTCTGGTGGACACGCAAGTGCGCTAGTTTATAGCTATTTGTATTTAAGCGGATATGATGTGAGTTTGGAGGATTTGAAAAATTTCCGCCAACTTCACTCTAAAACTCCAGGGCATCCCGAGATTACAACTTCTGGTGTAGAAATCGCAACCGGTCCACTAGGACAAGGCGTGGCAAATGCTGTTGGCTTTGCTATGGCTGCAAAATATGGTGCAAATTTGCTAAATAGCGATGAGTGCAAGGTGATTGATCATAAAATTTATTGCCTTTGTGGCGATGGAGACTTGCAAGAGGGCATTAGTTATGAGGCTTGTTCTTTGGCTGGAAGACACCAGCTTGATAACTTAGTTATCATTTATGATTCAAATGCTATAACTATCGAAGGCGATGCAACTATCGCGTGGGATGAAGATGTTAAGGCGCGTTTTGAAGCGCAAGGCTTTGAAGTTGCTCGTATCAACGGACATAATTTCGATGAGATTGAGTTTGCGTTAAATGAAGCTAAAAATAAGAAAAAACCATATCTTATCATCGCAAACACAACCATCGCAAAAGGAGCAATGGAGCTTGAAGGAAGCCACAATGCCCATGGTGCGCCACTTGGAGAAGAGCTAATCGCTCGTGCAAAAGAAGCTGCTGGCTTTGATAAAGATGCTAAATTTAGCGTGGCTGAAGATGTGCTTTTCGAGACTAGAAGTGCGGTTGAAAAGGGCGATTTGGCTGAAGCATTGTGGAAAAAAGAGCTTGAAAAACTAAGCGATGAGAAGCGCGAACTTTTAGAAAATTTGCTAAATCCAGACTTTTCTAAGGTTGAATTTCCTGATTTTAGTGGTCAAAAAGTGGCAACTAGAGATAGCAATGGTAAAATTCTAAACGCCATAAGCGCTGTAGTTCCTAGCTTTTTAGGTGGAAGTGCCGATCTTGCTCCATCAAATAAAACTGAGCTAAAAGGCGCTGGAGACTTCCCGCACGGTAAAAATATCCACTATGGAATTCGCGAACACGCAATGGCTGCCATTGGCAACGCGTTTGCTAGATATGGGCTTTTTGTGCCGTTTTCTGCAACATTTTTTATCTTTAGTGATTATTTAAAAACAGGCGCAAGACTTGCTGCTTTGATGAGTTTGAAGCACTTTTTTGTCTTCACGCATGATAGCATAGGCGTTGGCGAAGATGGGCCAACTCACGAGCCGATTGAGCAGTTATCAACTTTTCGTGCAATGCCAAATTTCTATACTTTCCGCCCAGCCGATGGCAACGAAAATGTCGCTAGTTGGAAAGTTGCACTTAGCTTAAATGCTCCATCGGCATTTGTCTGCTCTAGGCAAGGTCTTGAGCCGCTTCCAAAAGCTGTTTTTGGCGATGTAAAAAATGGAGCTTATCTAATCAAAAAAGCGCAAAATCCAGCCATAACGCTTGTTGCAAGTGGCAGTGAGGTTAGCCTTTGTTTAAAAGCAGCTGCGATTTTAGAAAACGAAAATATCGCTACTAGCGTGGTTTCAGCTCCTTGTTTTGATATTTTATGCGAACAAGATAAAAGCTATATAGAGCAAATTTTTGCACCATCTAGCAAGGTTTTAGCTGTTGAAGCAGCAAGCGCTTTAGAGTGGTATAAATTTGCTGATGAGGTCTTTGGTATGAAGAGCTTTGGAGAGAGTGGCAATGCAAATGAGCTTTTTATACACTTTGGATTTAGCGATAAAAACATCGCAAATGAGGCAAAAAAGCTTTTAAAATAG